In Ipomoea triloba cultivar NCNSP0323 chromosome 7, ASM357664v1, a single genomic region encodes these proteins:
- the LOC116025948 gene encoding mediator of RNA polymerase II transcription subunit 13 isoform X1 produces the protein MWTNVFKIGGLHHISWFQFLPNESELNSLPDKSVKVDQKAAASWLVLSSHLQLQKEGFLSTWTNSFVGPWDPSQGLHNPDEKIKLWLFLPGHYSTVVEKAQPAVSRLRVLASGLWVAPGDSEEVAAALSHALRNCVERALKALSYMRYGDVFARYYPFSHNEDSLRRGQPVIEFFFTSTEEAVFVHAVISSKHVRALASGDIEKISKRSSHSSGNRLPVVVSPHGMRGRLTGCCPSDLVKQVYLSSGKCTSSNGIVALPYHVSQDSGCQLRGLNYFVEVTIGCPATGTGKTLRPHSNSQKSLPGHNMAESQAVAKVGQSRAPDICERMFIYPSEAVLVPVMQTAYAKSSLKRFWLQNWIGPSLSVSSSFIHCDSKGNSRDVSWIESNGVRTQHGYRSSSNSNNSSLSSISSSSSDSDYRAGDLEADADSLMCRQSGLSSSDQSHNVSLKTQGLKRPITGVSESYSQAGVTNSLNNDYTSMEVGNSAITGGNDQIGLQWGWDDDDRGGMDIQALLSEFGDFGDFFENDVLTFGEPPGTAESQALVFTGADCGDIGNSPCTSVMDLPEQMLAPVGYQSFDSFNPPPSLATIDDSVSKPQEVIKGTESSYQVNSTPASSTGEFDHLIKAEAMMTFAPEYGAVEAHASEISNSVFASPYIPKSRKVETANSSTNSYVYSANPPSSPLFGGSDENSGMAANFKTSAGKHDATSTLQSKKYYTHVDCRKDRNDKKLPNSENCATQEAQAAVSAFSVLDSTNTVKSVQSKSGKTDDGSFKAENVVPSIKTLFATEVECLMCQAFMCKIRHTLLSSNNPPVGSRFSASTILSQPPADSIVTIDNMSSKYEVKKKESIPARIAGDIDVRLLDGSFNSPVGVLRSASKGSKLMSSGIEACQSGPHNSYVEENMLSYGLRQPLQELLDGMALLVQQATSFVDVSLDADCNDGPFGWLALQEQWRRGFACGPSMAHAGCGGLLASCHSLDIAGVELVDPLSTDVQASFAISLLQSDVKSALKSAFGTLDGPLSVTDWCKGRAQSNDSAISGDGSLAESTASASECPDSSNTVTLSVGEPISPSPSSAMGSSSLKDGSRGDEATERRLSQDALSESEQLLNARLRPTIAAVPYPGILVGYQDDWLKTSPSSLQLWEKAPFEPYAMPKNMLYYVVCPDIDPLTKAATDFFQQLGTVYDTCKLGTHSPHSLGNEMEIDSGKNSSSGFVLIDCPQSMKIDSSSASMLGSISDYFLSLSNGWDLESFLKSLSKVLRTLKLSSCLNPKDGKSGPCTVIYVVCPFPEPLAVLQTVVESSTAIGSVMFASDKERRSTLHNQVGKALSYSAAVDEAFSNVLTLSGFCIPKLVLQIVPVDAIFRVTSPPLSELVILKDIAFTVYNKARKISRGSSNDMAPSSLSSRSHPVLMQMTSPVPGMWKDYGARGSSFQREGELDASLRHGTWDSSWQTSRAGGIGCDPNRIGDFVFQDEIRYLFEPLFILAEPGSLDRGLSFPVSGNLASESSKHLLDDVVSGSGDVGSSSMPEMSESDGSGSCHQKLHCCYGWTEDWRWLVCIWTDSRGELLDSYIHPFGGISSRQDTKGLQSLFVQILQQGCQILQACAPDASIANPRDFVIARIGCFFELECQEWQKALYAVGGSEVKKWSLQLRRSVPDGVTPSSNGTSLQQQEMNLIQERTLPSSPSPLYSPHSKASAFIKGGLVQPNARQQLIGGHTIVDNSRGLLQWVQSISFVSVSIDHSLQLVVQAESASQGTNQSSGVLGQPSYLEGYTPVKSLSSTSSSYVFIPSPNMRFLPPTILQLPTCLTAESPPLAHLLHSKGSAVPLSTGFVVSKAVPSMRRDARNISKEEWPSVLSVSLVDYYGGNRAPQEKALKGGGSKAGVGKGLSSETRDFETETHLVLENIAAELHALSWMTVSPAYLERRSALPLHCDMVLRLRRLLHFADKEVSRLPEKAQV, from the exons ATGTGGACAAATGTGTTCAAGATT GGTGGTTTACATCACATATCGTGGTTTCAGTTTCTTCCTAATGAATCTGAGCTCAATTCTCTGCCTGATAAgag TGTGAAAGTTGATCAAAAAGCTGCTGCATCATGGCTTGTGCTCTCATCGCATCTACAGTTGCAGAAAGAAGGATTTCTGAGCACTTGGACCAATTCTTTTGTGGGACCGTGGGATCCGTCGCAGGGCCTTCACAATCCAG ATGAAAAGATCAAGCTCTGGCTTTTTCTGCCTGGGCATTATTCGACTGTTGTTGAGAAGGCTCAGCCTGCTGTTTCCAGATTAAGAG TTCTTGCATCTGGACTCTGGGTGGCTCCTGGGGACTCGGAAGAAGTTGCTGCAGCTCTATCTCATGCCTTAAGGAACTGTGTGGAAAG AGCACTGAAAGCATTGTCCTACATGAGATATGGAGATGTATTTGCCAGATATTATCCATTTTCACATAATGAAGATTCATTGCG GAGAGGCCAGCCAGTGATTGAATTCTTCTTTACTTCTACAGAGGAGGCAGTGTTTGTGCATGCTGTAATATCTTCAAA ACATGTACGAGCACTTGCAAGTGGTGACATTGAGAAAATATCAAAACGTTCATCACACTCTTCCGGAAACAGACTTCCAG TTGTTGTATCACCTCATGGAATGCGTGGGAGGCTTACTGGATGTTGTCCAAGTGACCTTGTGAAGCAAGTATATCTCAG TTCTGGCAAGTGTACCTCTTCAAATGGGATTGTGGCTCTACCGTACCATGTATCTCAAGACTCTGGTTGTCAGCTGAGGGGACTGAACTACTTTGTTGAAGTTACCATTGGGTGTCCTGCCACGGGAACTGGCAAGACATTGAGACCACATTCAAATTCACAGAAAAGCCTCCCAGGCCATAATATGGCAGAATCCCAAGCAGTTGCCAAAGTTGGTCAGAGCAGGGCACCAGATATTTGTGAAAGAATGTTCATTTATCCTAGTGAGGCTGTTCTAGTTCCAGTCATGCAAACCGCCTATGCTAAATCATCTCTCAAAAG ATTCTGGCTACAAAACTGGATTGGGCCGTCATTGTCCGTTTCTTCCTCCTTCATACATTG TGACTCAAAGGGTAATTCAAGGGATGTATCTTGGATTGAATCAAATGGAGTTCGCACTCAGCACGGTTATCGTAGTAGCAGCAATAGCAACAATAGTAGTCTTAGTAGCATTAGCAGCTCTTCAAGTGACAGTGATTACAGGGCAGGTGATCTTGAAGCAGATGCTGATTCTTTAATGTGTAGGCAGTCTGGCTTATCTTCTTCAGATCAGTCACACAACGTTAGTCTTAAAACG CAGGGCTTGAAGCGGCCAATAACAGGGGTTTCGGAGTCTTACTCTCAGGCAGGAGTTACAAATTCACTCAATAATGATTACACTTCCATGGAAGTTGGAAATTCAGCCATTACTGGAGGAAATGATCAGATTGGCCTTCAGTGGGGTTGGGATGATGATGACAGAGGTGGTATGGATATTCAAGCACTTCTCTCAGAGTTTGGGGATTTTGGCGACTTCTTCGAGAATGATGTTTTGACTTTTGGGGAG CCCCCAGGAACTGCAGAGTCCCAGGCTCTTGTGTTTACAGGGGCAGATTGCGGTGATATTGGTAACAGTCCCTGTACATCAGTAATGGATTTGCCAGAGCAGATGCTTGCACCTGTAGGTTATCAATCATTTGATAGTTTTAATCCACCTCCTTCTTTGGCAACAATAGATGACTCTGTGAGCAAGCCTCAAGAAGTTATAAAAGGCACTGAATCTTCATACCAAGTTAACAGCACTCCTGCATCTTCTACTGGGGAGTTTGATCATTTGATAAAGGCTGAAGCTATGATGACATTTGCTCCAGAATATGGAGCAGTTGAAGCCCATGCCAGTGAGATCTCTAACTCAGTCTTTGCAAGCCCATATATCCCAAAATCCCGAAAAGTAGAGACTGCAAATTCAAGCACGAATAGCTATGTATATAGTGCAAATCCGCCTTCTTCTCCTTTGTTTGGTGGGTCTGATGAGAATTCTGGCATGGCTGCAAATTTTAAGACGTCTGCAGGAAAGCATGATGCAACTTCTACCCTTCAATCAAAGAAATATTATACTCATGTTGACTGCAGAAAGGATAGAAATGATAAAAAGTTACCTAACTCTGAGAACTGTGCTACTCAGGAGGCTCAAGCAGCAGTATCTGCATTTTCTGTTTTAGATTCTACAAATACTGTTAAATCTGTCCAGAGCAAATCTGGTAAAACAGATGATGGCTCATTTAAAGCTGAGAATGTTGTCCCATCAATTAAAACTCTCTTCGCAACAGAAGTTGAATGCTTAATGTGCCAGGCATTTATGTGTAAGATACGACATACACTGCTATCATCCAACAATCCTCCTGTTGGTAGCAGGTTTTCTGCAAGTACCATTTTGAGCCAGCCACCTGCTGATTCTATTGTCACAATTGACAATATGTCAAGCAAATATGAGGTGAAGAAGAAAGAATCTATACCAGCTAGGATAGCTGGTGATATTGATGTAAGATTATTAGATGGCTCATTTAATTCGCCAGTTGGTGTTTTGCGTTCTGCTTCTAAAGGCTCAAAGCTGATGTCATCTGGTATAGAAGCCTGTCAATCTGGACCACATAATTCATATGTTGAAGAAAATATGCTTTCGTATGGGCTGAGGCAACCACTTCAAGAGCTTCTTGATGGCATGGCATTACTTGTGCAGCAAGCCACATCATTTGTTGATGTGTCTCTGGATGCAGATTGTAATGATGGACCCTTTGGTTGGCTTGCACTGCAGGAACAATGGAGGCGTGGATTTGCATGTGGGCCTTCTATGGCCCATGCAGGCTGTGGGGGACTTTTAGCTTCCTGTCATTCACTGGATATTGCTGGTGTTGAACTTGTTGATCCACTTTCGACTGAT GTTCAAGCTTCATTTGCAATTAGTTTGCTGCAGTCTGATGTCAAAAGTGCTCTCAAATCTGCATTTGGCACTTTGGATGGACCGCTATCTGTGACTGATTGGTGCAAAGGTCGTGCGCAATCCAATGATTCTGCAATTTCAGGCGATGGATCTTTGGCAGAGTCCACTGCAAGTGCAAGTGAGTGTCCAGATTCTTCAAATACTGTAACTTTGTCTGTTGGGGAACCAATAAGTCCATCTCCGTCATCTGCCATGGGATCATCATCCCTCAAAG ATGGATCAAGAGGGGATGAAGCAACAGAGCGAAGATTAAGTCAGGATGCTTTATCAGAGTCAGAGCAGCTATTAAATGCGCGGCTCAGACCAACTATTGCTGCAGTTCCATATCCTGGCATACTTGTTGG GTACCAAGATGATTGGCTTAAGACATCGCCTAGCTCTTTACAACTCTGGGAAAAGGCTCCTTTTGAACCTTATGCTATGCCAAAAAAT ATGTTGTACTATGTTGTATGTCCAGATATTGATCCCTTAACAAAAGCTGCTACTGATTTTTTTCAACAACTTGGAACTG TTTATGACACTTGCAAACTGGGTACCCATTCACCTCATTCTCTGGGAAACGAGATGGAGATAGATTCTGGGAAGAACTCATCTTCTGGTTTCGTTCTAATAGATTGCCCTCAGTCAATGAAGATAGACAGCAGCAGCGCATCTATGTTGGGATCGATCAGtgattattttctctctctctccaatGGTTGGGATTTGGAAAGCTTTTTAAAGTCTCTTTCAAAAGTCCTCAGAACTTTAAAACTGAGTTCATGCCTGAACCCAAAAGATGGAAAAAGTGGTCCATGCACG GTCATCTATGTTGTATGCCCCTTTCCTGAGCCTCTTGCGGTCTTACAAACTGTGGTTGAGTCTTCTACGGCTATTGGATCAGTCATGTTTGCTTCTGACAAAGAGAGGCGATCTACGTTGCACAATCAAGTTGGGAAGGCGTTAAGTTACTCAGCAGCGGTGGATGAAGCATTCTCGAATGTTTTGACTCTTTCGGGCTTTTGTATCCCTAAATTGGTTTTGCAGATAGTGCCAGTTGATGCCATTTTTAGGGTTACAAGCCCTCCACTTAGTGAGCTTGTCATCCTGAAGGACATTGCTTTCACTGTTTACAATAAAGCTCGTAAAATTTCTCGTGGATCCTCTAATGACATGGCTCCATCTTCCTTATCAAGTAGATCACATCCAGTCCTCATGCAAATGACTTCTCCTGTTCCCGGGATGTGGAAGGATTATGGTGCCCGGGGTTCTTCCTTCCAGAGGGAGGGTGAACTCGATGCTAGCTTGAGGCATGGTACTTGGGACAGTTCCTGGCAGACATCAAGAGCTGGAGGAATTGGATGCGATCCAAACAGAATCGGAGACTTTGTTTTCCAAGATGAAATCCGTTATTTGTTTGAGCCGCTTTTCATTCTTGCTGAACCCGGTTCTTTAGATCGTGGACTTTCATTCCCGGTTTCTGGGAACCTTGCATCTGAATCTTCGAAACATTTGTTGGATGATGTTGTAAGTGGAAGCGGAGATGTTGGATCAAGCTCTATGCCCGAAATGTCGGAATCAGATGGCTCTGGATCTTGCCACCAAAAGCTGCACTGTTGCTATGGATGGACTGAGGATTGGCGATGGCTAGTATGCATATGGACCGATTCAAGGGGAGAGCTGCTCGACAGTTACATACATCCCTTTGGAGGAATAAGTAGCAGGCAGGATACAAAGGGTCTACAATCGCTTTTCGTCCAAATTTTGCAGCAAGGGTGTCAGATACTTCAGGCGTGTGCCCCCGATGCTTCCATTGCAAACCCTAGAGACTTTGTGATTGCACGCATAGGATGCTTCTTCGAGCTCGAGTGCCAGG AATGGCAGAAAGCGCTATATGCCGTTGGGGGTTCTGAGGTGAAAAAGTGGTCTTTACAACTCCGACGATCTGTACCTGACGGGGTTACTCCGAGCAGCAATGGAACTTCGTTGCAACAACAGGAAATGAATCTAATACAAGAGAGAACGCTACCGTCTTCCCCTAGCCCACTGTACAGTCCCCACTCGAAGGCTTCTGCGTTCATTAAAGGTGGTTTGGTACAGCCCAACGCGAGGCAGCAGCTAATTGGCGGGCACACTATAGTGGATAATTCTCGAGGTTTACTTCAGTGGGTCCAAAGCATTAGTTTCGTCTCGGTCTCAATTGATCACTCGTTACAACTCGTGGTTCAAGCAGAATCAGCGTCTCAAG ggACAAATCAAAGCAGTGGCGTTTTAGGGCAGCCGAGTTATCTCGAAGGATATACTCCCGTGAAGTCGCTCTCGTCTACTTCTTCATCCTACGTATTCATTCCGTCACCCAACATGCGTTTCCTTCCCCCCACGATTCTTCAGCTTCCGACATGTCTCACCGCCGAATCCCCGCCATTGGCGCATCTTCTCCACAGTAAAGGCTCCGCAGTCCCGCTATCCACAGGCTTTGTGGTTTCAAAAGCCGTACCTTCGATGAGGAGGGACGCCAGGAACATTTCGAAAGAAGAATGGCCTTCGGTTCTTTCGGTCAGCCTTGTCGACTACTACGGAGGCAACCGCGCCCCCCAAGAGAAAGCATTGAAGGGCGGTGGCAGCAAAGCCGGGGTAGGAAAGGGATTGAGCTCAGAAACGCGGGACTTTGAAACGGAGACCCACCTGGTTCTCGAGAACATAGCTGCAGAGCTCCACGCTCTGTCGTGGATGACCGTAAGCCCCGCCTACCTGGAAAGGCGATCCGCTCTCCCTCTTCACTGCGACATGGTGTTGAGGCTTCGGAGGCTGCTCCATTTCGCCGACAAGGAAGTTTCTCGGCTGCCGGAGAAGGCCCAAGTTTAG